In Chitinophaga nivalis, a single genomic region encodes these proteins:
- a CDS encoding class I lanthipeptide — protein MKKKTLLLTNKLSLHKQTVADLSNDEQMLLMAGNGAQQTSPHVISLPVCLPPTRNICSPLCVPTLRCPVTA, from the coding sequence ATGAAAAAGAAAACACTCCTCCTGACCAACAAACTGTCACTGCACAAACAAACCGTGGCTGACTTAAGCAACGATGAGCAAATGTTATTGATGGCCGGAAACGGGGCACAGCAGACTTCACCGCATGTGATCAGCCTGCCTGTTTGCCTGCCGCCCACCCGGAATATCTGCAGTCCGCTTTGTGTGCCTACGCTGAGATGTCCTGTTACCGCGTAA
- a CDS encoding response regulator — protein sequence MIRVYFVDDHPLILEGLHSLLCLEKDIELAGQARNGASCLKFLLHHPVDVMLLDITLSDISGADLCATIKRRYPQVKVLGLSYQKEKKHLQDMMENGASGCMLINTNKEELLTAIHTVHAGGIYLSPDAEETLHGPLHNGRVHTPHVTKREKEVLSLIANGNTNLEIAEKLFISADTVDSHRRNLLGKLKARNTAMLIKCAIDNQLLC from the coding sequence ATGATCCGCGTTTACTTTGTGGATGACCATCCATTAATACTGGAGGGGCTTCACTCGCTACTTTGCCTTGAGAAAGATATAGAGCTGGCGGGGCAGGCCAGAAATGGCGCCTCCTGCCTTAAGTTTTTACTACATCACCCGGTAGATGTGATGTTGTTGGATATAACCCTGTCAGACATCAGTGGCGCAGACCTGTGTGCTACTATCAAAAGAAGATACCCACAGGTGAAAGTCCTGGGACTGAGCTATCAGAAAGAGAAAAAACACCTGCAGGACATGATGGAAAACGGCGCCAGTGGTTGTATGCTTATTAATACCAATAAGGAAGAACTGCTGACGGCTATTCATACTGTACATGCCGGCGGAATTTACCTCTCACCGGATGCGGAGGAAACCTTGCATGGCCCGTTACATAACGGGCGTGTACATACGCCGCATGTGACTAAAAGAGAAAAAGAGGTATTGTCGCTGATCGCCAACGGGAATACCAACCTGGAGATTGCAGAGAAATTATTTATCAGTGCCGATACGGTAGACAGCCACCGTAGAAATCTGTTAGGGAAACTAAAAGCCAGAAATACCGCCATGCTGATTAAGTGCGCGATTGACAATCAATTGTTATGTTGA
- a CDS encoding 2,3-diaminopropionate biosynthesis protein SbnB: protein MIYLGTNEILTVGKDWKELVNIISDATVLIREKDFAQPVKPYLRYRDLTNRIIAMPAYVGGDVAMAGIKWIASFPSNIERGLHRAHSVTILNEADSGVPISIFNTTLISAIRTAAVSGFFLTEMKRRRKFRKALKIGIAGFGVIGQIHLEMLQAVLGDAIGAVVLYDIRPIAAESIPADLDVTVVSTWEEAYQDADIFITCTVSPERYINIPPKKGSLQLNVSLRDYLPSLLPYMSYIVVDNWEEICRENTDIEKMHLELSLQEKDTISIPELTLPGILPQIGVDDVVMFNPMGMAVYDIAIASYYYRKSVADNIGIQLQ, encoded by the coding sequence ATGATTTATCTGGGCACAAATGAAATACTGACAGTTGGGAAAGACTGGAAAGAACTGGTAAATATTATTAGCGATGCAACGGTACTGATCCGTGAAAAAGATTTTGCACAGCCTGTAAAACCTTATCTACGGTACCGGGACCTGACGAACCGGATTATTGCCATGCCGGCTTATGTGGGAGGAGACGTAGCGATGGCAGGCATCAAGTGGATCGCCAGTTTCCCATCGAATATTGAGCGTGGCCTGCACAGGGCCCATTCGGTAACTATTTTGAATGAAGCTGACAGCGGCGTGCCGATTTCTATTTTCAACACCACCCTGATCAGTGCTATCAGAACGGCAGCCGTCTCCGGGTTTTTCCTCACTGAGATGAAACGGCGGCGGAAATTCCGGAAAGCACTGAAAATAGGGATCGCCGGTTTTGGGGTCATTGGCCAGATACACCTGGAGATGTTGCAGGCGGTGCTGGGCGACGCCATCGGTGCAGTTGTTCTGTACGATATACGTCCGATAGCTGCTGAAAGTATACCGGCGGATCTGGATGTTACCGTCGTGTCTACCTGGGAAGAAGCCTACCAGGATGCGGATATTTTTATTACCTGTACCGTATCACCGGAGCGATATATTAATATTCCCCCCAAAAAGGGTTCATTACAACTAAATGTTTCCCTACGTGATTATCTCCCTTCATTATTACCATATATGAGCTATATTGTAGTGGATAACTGGGAAGAAATCTGCCGGGAAAATACAGATATTGAAAAAATGCACCTGGAACTGAGCCTCCAGGAAAAGGATACGATTTCTATTCCGGAACTTACCCTGCCGGGCATTCTGCCACAGATCGGCGTCGATGATGTGGTGATGTTTAATCCCATGGGTATGGCCGTATACGATATTGCCATCGCTTCCTATTATTACCGGAAGTCTGTGGCCGATAACATCGGAATTCAGTTGCAGTAA
- a CDS encoding sensor histidine kinase, whose translation MKERTRFIYHLIYRISLLLLLCTGFRMMPVRAQEGETADSLKRVLAKPQLPAGERVLAMAKLANIIYYRKSHSAAFQMMETTLQLARSLKDPQYRSFAYAVLATQHSADAAPEKARLYIDSALTYSPYIRDKVIKGYVMYCNGWLLERENKPQEAVASFLKGIALLDKQNNGLYLSAIYGELAGIYDQWADVAMQEKYARLGFEAATGSHSPEAMAAASKNLGTSFINHFRNDTTRRDLLDSALYYHRQAMQLVRRNENKITHLSEMAATAVNIAGIYKSYMPARYRDTALYYLDMAIALGQKTNDYLTLSRSYTMMAAYALEKNNDAYAESLIGAAIMELYKEPIIDNRTEIRFNEILAQIHERRGDLPEALRYYKQYINAYTNIFNGDKMSLGKRLEAQYEAAKKEQALLEARYLSDKQDKALTEARYETGKKAQALLVAQFEASLKDKALLQARVEQGKQEQALTAAQLQAAKKEQELVVMQQKIAFNHRLNQVYIGLSIASLLAVLLLAYAYQQRSKTLKQAQQLHQLEVDKIRQEHRISLLSAMLEGQEQERTRLARDLHDGLGGLLSGVKIELSQLVLVAEGEKPKHIVGRTLHHLDNAVDELRRIARSMMPEVLLVYGLGEATIEYCNGLKKTGIPVACQVYNYQNDMSHSRQIVLYRIMQELINNAVKHAAATQIFVQLQQRDGMLFLTVEDDGCGFDTRQLQHLKGAGLANIQARVELLNGRLDVESGVDTGTTFTIECSII comes from the coding sequence ATGAAGGAACGAACACGTTTTATATATCATCTCATATATCGTATCAGTCTGTTGTTGCTGTTGTGTACCGGTTTCCGGATGATGCCCGTGAGGGCACAGGAAGGAGAAACGGCCGACAGTTTAAAACGGGTGCTGGCCAAACCGCAGCTACCTGCCGGCGAGCGGGTACTCGCCATGGCAAAGCTGGCCAATATTATCTATTACCGGAAAAGCCATTCCGCGGCTTTTCAAATGATGGAAACTACCCTGCAACTGGCCCGTTCCCTGAAAGATCCACAGTACCGGTCATTCGCCTATGCAGTACTGGCTACGCAACACAGTGCAGATGCTGCGCCGGAAAAGGCCCGGTTGTATATCGACAGCGCGCTTACTTATAGCCCGTATATCCGGGATAAAGTCATCAAAGGATATGTGATGTATTGCAACGGGTGGTTGCTGGAACGGGAAAACAAACCCCAGGAGGCGGTAGCTAGTTTTTTGAAAGGCATCGCGCTGCTGGATAAACAAAACAACGGCTTATACCTGAGTGCTATTTATGGTGAACTGGCGGGCATTTATGATCAGTGGGCAGATGTGGCGATGCAGGAAAAGTATGCCCGGCTGGGTTTTGAGGCCGCCACCGGCAGTCATTCTCCGGAAGCCATGGCAGCTGCCAGTAAAAATCTGGGTACCAGCTTTATCAATCATTTCAGAAACGATACTACCCGGCGCGACTTGCTGGATTCAGCCCTTTATTATCACAGGCAGGCCATGCAGCTGGTACGGCGGAACGAAAATAAAATCACCCATTTGTCTGAAATGGCAGCAACGGCCGTGAATATAGCCGGTATCTACAAATCGTATATGCCTGCCCGTTATCGAGATACTGCTTTGTATTACCTGGACATGGCCATTGCGCTGGGGCAGAAAACCAACGACTACCTGACGTTGTCGCGGAGCTATACCATGATGGCGGCTTACGCCCTGGAGAAAAACAATGATGCCTATGCTGAATCGCTGATCGGCGCCGCTATTATGGAGTTGTATAAAGAACCCATCATCGACAACCGCACCGAAATCCGTTTCAACGAAATACTGGCGCAGATTCATGAAAGAAGAGGCGATTTGCCGGAAGCGCTACGTTATTACAAACAATACATCAATGCCTACACCAATATTTTTAATGGTGATAAAATGAGTTTGGGTAAACGGCTCGAAGCTCAGTATGAAGCCGCCAAAAAAGAACAGGCCTTGCTCGAAGCCCGCTACCTCTCCGATAAACAGGATAAGGCACTGACAGAAGCGCGTTATGAAACCGGCAAAAAAGCGCAGGCACTACTGGTGGCACAGTTTGAAGCCAGCTTGAAAGACAAAGCATTGCTGCAGGCCCGGGTAGAACAGGGAAAACAGGAGCAGGCACTCACAGCTGCCCAGCTGCAAGCAGCAAAGAAGGAGCAGGAACTGGTGGTGATGCAACAAAAAATAGCTTTCAATCACAGGTTAAATCAGGTATATATTGGCCTCTCCATCGCCAGTTTACTGGCGGTGTTACTGTTGGCCTACGCCTATCAGCAACGCTCTAAAACCTTAAAACAGGCGCAGCAACTGCATCAGCTGGAGGTAGATAAAATCAGGCAGGAACACCGCATTTCGCTGTTGTCGGCCATGCTGGAAGGACAGGAACAGGAACGGACGCGACTTGCCCGCGACCTGCATGACGGATTAGGCGGATTATTATCTGGTGTGAAGATTGAATTGTCGCAACTGGTGTTGGTAGCAGAAGGAGAGAAGCCCAAACATATTGTAGGCCGTACCCTGCATCACCTGGATAACGCCGTGGATGAACTACGCCGGATAGCACGCAGTATGATGCCGGAAGTATTATTGGTATACGGGCTGGGAGAAGCCACCATTGAGTATTGCAATGGCCTGAAGAAAACAGGTATTCCAGTGGCTTGCCAAGTCTATAATTATCAGAATGACATGAGCCATTCGCGGCAGATTGTGTTGTACCGCATCATGCAGGAGCTGATTAATAATGCCGTTAAACACGCTGCTGCCACCCAGATATTCGTACAGTTACAACAACGCGATGGTATGTTGTTTCTCACCGTGGAAGATGATGGCTGCGGATTTGATACGCGGCAGCTGCAGCACCTGAAAGGTGCGGGCCTGGCAAATATACAAGCCCGGGTGGAATTGCTCAACGGGCGGCTGGATGTGGAGTCTGGCGTTGATACCGGCACTACCTTTACGATAGAATGTTCAATTATATAA
- a CDS encoding lanthionine synthetase C family protein, translating into MDNKQAAAAVLQQISQVLDDIVTTDTYPGLLGGYTGCALFYAYYYQLTERDEHLEKVHALILKSIEALSAEAMSVAHCNGITGIAWSIQHLIELGFIEEDDIADTFSEIDLIAGRFLTAELAEERLDFLHQGLGIALYLLERLPAEHAATHLTALVQQLEQQAIPLEHGISWRDNFSATSREEKEQPVFNLGLAHGMPAIIALLGRIYEKGIVPERTLPLIEKSVQWLLATRNKEVPAGGALFPVIVDRNNVAINGTQSRLGWCYGDLGIAAVLWQTGVRTGREDYKTEAHLIFKHIVQHRNAENGSINDACLCHGSAGVAHMLLQAFKATGDPLLQQGAEFWLQATLKMNTWEDGLAGYKFLHHPDYVNSHNVLEGIAGIGLALMSFVDDNTVPAWDECLLMS; encoded by the coding sequence ATGGATAATAAGCAAGCGGCTGCAGCGGTATTGCAGCAGATTAGTCAGGTATTGGACGATATCGTTACAACGGACACGTATCCGGGTTTATTGGGCGGGTACACAGGATGTGCACTTTTTTACGCTTATTATTATCAGTTAACCGAGCGCGATGAGCACCTGGAAAAGGTACATGCATTGATTCTGAAAAGTATAGAAGCATTATCTGCGGAAGCCATGAGTGTAGCGCATTGCAATGGTATTACCGGTATTGCCTGGAGTATTCAGCACCTGATTGAACTGGGCTTTATTGAGGAAGATGATATCGCAGATACTTTTTCAGAAATAGACCTGATTGCCGGTAGATTTCTGACGGCAGAACTGGCGGAAGAACGGCTTGATTTTCTGCATCAGGGCCTGGGAATTGCCTTGTATTTGCTGGAACGATTGCCGGCAGAACATGCGGCCACGCATCTGACTGCACTGGTACAGCAGCTGGAGCAGCAGGCCATCCCGCTGGAGCATGGTATCAGCTGGAGAGATAATTTTTCTGCCACCAGCCGGGAAGAGAAGGAGCAGCCTGTTTTTAATCTGGGGCTGGCCCACGGTATGCCTGCTATCATCGCCTTACTGGGTCGGATATACGAAAAAGGGATTGTACCCGAAAGAACGTTGCCATTGATTGAAAAAAGTGTACAATGGTTGCTGGCAACGCGGAATAAAGAAGTCCCTGCCGGTGGCGCTTTGTTCCCGGTTATCGTGGATAGGAACAATGTGGCGATCAATGGTACACAAAGCCGGCTGGGTTGGTGTTATGGCGACCTGGGTATTGCAGCTGTACTGTGGCAGACAGGGGTACGTACAGGCCGGGAAGATTACAAAACGGAAGCACATCTGATATTTAAACATATTGTACAACACAGAAATGCAGAAAACGGCAGCATCAACGACGCCTGTTTGTGTCATGGCAGTGCCGGCGTAGCCCACATGCTACTGCAGGCCTTTAAAGCTACCGGCGATCCGCTGCTGCAACAAGGAGCTGAGTTCTGGCTGCAAGCCACCCTCAAAATGAACACCTGGGAAGACGGCCTGGCCGGATACAAATTCCTGCATCACCCGGATTATGTCAACAGCCATAATGTACTGGAAGGCATAGCTGGTATCGGACTGGCGCTGATGAGCTTTGTAGACGATAATACCGTGCCTGCCTGGGATGAATGTTTGTTGATGTCCTGA
- a CDS encoding 2'-5' RNA ligase family protein — MHHKPLIITLDIDETHRHFFNALRQAHFPNHANYLDAHLTLFYHLPSGEPAIYDILRSMVQRPPLVLTVDGIVNFANGVAYTIQSDDLQQWHAAMQTAFDPWLKRQDRQVLRPHITIQNKVTSFKAQQLHTQLKETFVPFTITGIGIRTWLYLRGPWKEIHLTNGVPDFRFRL, encoded by the coding sequence ATGCACCATAAACCATTAATCATCACGCTGGATATTGACGAGACGCACAGGCATTTTTTTAATGCTTTACGGCAGGCGCATTTTCCGAATCATGCCAACTATCTGGATGCACACCTGACTTTATTCTATCATTTGCCATCCGGAGAACCGGCGATTTATGATATCCTGCGCAGCATGGTACAACGCCCTCCTTTGGTATTGACCGTAGACGGCATCGTGAATTTTGCTAACGGTGTGGCCTATACGATACAGTCCGACGACTTACAGCAATGGCATGCTGCCATGCAAACCGCTTTTGATCCCTGGCTGAAACGGCAGGACCGGCAGGTATTACGGCCGCATATTACTATTCAGAACAAAGTCACTTCCTTTAAAGCACAGCAACTACATACACAACTCAAAGAAACATTTGTACCCTTTACTATAACGGGGATTGGCATACGTACCTGGTTGTACCTGAGAGGACCCTGGAAAGAAATTCATCTCACCAATGGCGTACCCGACTTCCGTTTCCGGTTATAA
- a CDS encoding dodecin family protein: MSIVKVIEVIASSEVSFEDAIKQAVAEVSKTVRNIDSLYIKDFKVHIKDGKVASYGVISKISFRVDIDK; this comes from the coding sequence ATGTCTATTGTAAAAGTTATTGAAGTCATTGCATCCTCTGAAGTAAGTTTTGAAGATGCCATTAAACAGGCGGTTGCTGAAGTATCCAAGACCGTCCGGAATATAGACAGTTTGTACATCAAGGATTTTAAAGTACACATCAAAGACGGCAAGGTAGCCTCATATGGTGTTATCAGTAAGATTTCTTTCCGGGTAGACATTGACAAGTAG